Proteins encoded together in one Micromonospora auratinigra window:
- a CDS encoding carbohydrate ABC transporter permease — translation MTTTTLRPPVRPGTPARTAHRAERLFKASPLTWFGLVLGVILSLFPFYWMIVIASRTNDAANSWPPPFLPGGKLGDNIQRVLDNGDANIVKGLLNSFLVSGTITVATVFFGSLAGFAFAKLRFRGKSALLLIILASMMVPIQLGVLPLYILMAKLDWLNTMPSVTVPFLIGGFGIFMMRQYAEQAVPNELIEAARVDGCSTWKVYWHVVLPALRPAAAVLGLLTFMEQWNQFFWPFVVLADPANPTVQISLRSLNTAYFADNSQIFAGTLIATLPLFIVFVLFGRQIIGGIMEGAVKS, via the coding sequence ATGACGACCACCACACTCCGCCCACCCGTCCGGCCCGGCACCCCGGCCCGTACCGCCCACCGGGCCGAGCGCCTCTTCAAGGCCAGCCCGCTCACCTGGTTCGGCCTGGTCCTCGGGGTCATCCTGTCGCTCTTCCCGTTCTACTGGATGATCGTGATCGCCTCGCGGACCAACGACGCGGCCAACTCCTGGCCGCCGCCGTTCCTGCCCGGCGGCAAGCTCGGCGACAACATCCAGCGGGTGCTCGACAACGGCGACGCCAACATCGTCAAGGGCCTGCTCAACTCGTTCCTGGTCTCCGGGACGATCACCGTCGCCACGGTCTTCTTCGGCTCGCTGGCCGGCTTCGCCTTCGCCAAGCTGCGCTTCCGGGGCAAGAGCGCGCTGCTGCTGATCATCCTCGCCTCGATGATGGTGCCGATCCAGCTCGGCGTGCTGCCGCTGTACATCCTGATGGCGAAGCTCGACTGGCTGAACACCATGCCGTCGGTCACCGTGCCGTTCCTGATCGGCGGCTTCGGGATCTTCATGATGCGCCAGTACGCCGAACAGGCGGTCCCCAACGAGCTGATCGAGGCGGCCCGGGTCGACGGCTGCTCGACCTGGAAGGTGTACTGGCACGTGGTGCTGCCCGCGCTGCGTCCGGCCGCCGCCGTGCTCGGCCTGCTCACCTTCATGGAACAGTGGAACCAGTTCTTCTGGCCGTTCGTGGTGCTGGCCGACCCGGCCAACCCCACCGTGCAGATCTCGCTGCGTAGCCTGAACACGGCGTACTTCGCCGACAACTCGCAGATCTTCGCCGGTACGTTGATCGCCACCCTGCCCCTGTTCATCGTGTTCGTCCTGTTCGGCCGCCAGATCATCGGCGGAATCATGGAAGGCGCCGTCAAGTCGTGA
- a CDS encoding GH1 family beta-glucosidase translates to MSNPASPPAVGVLDQGPAITFPPGFLWGAATAAYQIEGAATEGGRTPSIWDTFSHTEGRTVAGHTGDVACDHYHRMPSDVRLMAELGLKSYRFSVSWSRVQPGGTGAANPEGLDFYRRLVDELLANGIEPWLTLYHWDLPQPLEDAGGWPARDTAARFADYSQLVADALGDRVKYFTTLNEPWCSAFLGYGSGVHAPGRSDGADAVRAGHHLMLGHGLAVQALRASRPQAQLGITLNLYPVTPASDAPADVDAARRIDGLANRFFLDPVLRGSYPADLQADLRKVTDFGHVRDGDLAVVSTPLDVVGINYYSRHVVAAPVEGAEPEAYWRAPSCWPGSEDVRFVTRGVPVTDMDWEIDAPGLVETLERVHRDYTDLPLYITENGSAFVDEVVDGRVDDPDRLAYFDAHLRAAHAAISAGVPLKGYFAWSLMDNFEWAWGYTKRFGMVHVDYDTQVRIPKSSARWYAEVIRRNGLAAQ, encoded by the coding sequence GTGAGCAACCCAGCCAGCCCGCCCGCCGTCGGCGTCCTCGACCAGGGTCCGGCGATCACCTTCCCGCCCGGCTTCCTCTGGGGCGCGGCCACCGCCGCGTACCAGATCGAGGGCGCGGCGACCGAGGGCGGCCGTACCCCGTCGATCTGGGACACCTTCAGCCACACCGAGGGCAGGACGGTGGCCGGGCACACCGGGGACGTGGCCTGCGACCACTACCACCGGATGCCGTCGGACGTGCGGCTGATGGCCGAGCTGGGGCTCAAGTCGTACCGCTTCTCGGTGTCCTGGTCGCGGGTGCAGCCGGGCGGCACCGGGGCGGCCAACCCCGAGGGGCTGGACTTCTACCGGCGGCTCGTCGACGAGCTGCTGGCCAACGGCATCGAGCCGTGGCTCACCCTCTACCACTGGGACCTCCCGCAGCCGCTGGAGGACGCCGGTGGCTGGCCGGCCCGGGACACCGCCGCCCGGTTCGCCGACTACAGCCAGTTGGTCGCCGACGCCCTCGGCGACCGGGTGAAGTACTTCACCACCCTGAACGAGCCGTGGTGCTCGGCGTTCCTCGGCTACGGCTCCGGCGTGCACGCGCCGGGCCGCTCCGACGGGGCGGACGCGGTCCGGGCCGGGCACCACCTGATGCTCGGGCACGGGCTGGCGGTGCAGGCGCTGCGGGCGTCCCGGCCGCAGGCCCAGCTCGGCATCACGCTCAACCTCTACCCGGTCACCCCGGCCAGCGACGCGCCGGCGGACGTCGACGCCGCCCGGCGCATCGACGGCCTGGCCAACCGGTTCTTCCTCGACCCGGTGCTGCGCGGGTCGTACCCGGCCGACCTCCAGGCCGACCTGCGCAAGGTCACCGACTTCGGGCACGTGCGCGACGGCGACCTGGCGGTCGTCTCGACCCCGCTGGACGTGGTGGGCATCAACTACTACAGCCGGCACGTGGTGGCCGCGCCCGTCGAGGGGGCCGAGCCGGAGGCGTACTGGCGGGCGCCGTCGTGCTGGCCGGGCAGCGAGGACGTCCGGTTCGTCACCCGGGGCGTTCCGGTGACCGACATGGACTGGGAGATCGACGCGCCGGGCCTGGTGGAGACCCTGGAGCGGGTGCACCGCGACTACACCGACCTGCCGCTCTACATCACCGAGAACGGCTCCGCCTTCGTCGACGAGGTGGTCGACGGCCGGGTCGACGACCCGGACCGGCTGGCGTACTTCGACGCGCACCTGCGGGCCGCGCACGCCGCGATCAGCGCCGGGGTGCCCCTCAAGGGCTACTTCGCCTGGTCGCTGATGGACAACTTCGAGTGGGCCTGGGGCTATACGAAGCGGTTCGGCATGGTCCATGTCGACTACGACACCCAGGTCCGAATCCCCAAGTCCAGCGCACGCTGGTACGCCGAGGTGATCCGACGTAACGGCCTGGCCGCACAATAG
- a CDS encoding LacI family DNA-binding transcriptional regulator — MTTQRTRSLGRPTLDAVAARAGVGRGTVSRVVNGSPQVSPEARAAVQQAIAELGYVPNRAARALVTQRTDSVALVVSESGERVFTEPFFAGIVRGVSSGLLETPMQLWLAMVQSPIERERVEHHLTNQHVDGVLLLSLHDADPLPTLLEERGLPAVLGGRPARMLHPDAQPAWFVDMDNVGGARQAVAHLFARGRRRIATIAGPQDMGAGLARLSGYKEAVRAAGGEVNPDLIAYGDFSEGSGTACMRRLLEVCPDLDAVFAASDLMAFGALRTLRDAGRRVPEDVAVIGFDDAPIARQAEPPLTTVFQPVEEMGRQMARMLVARIRGEEVPSPHVLLDTKLIHRASA; from the coding sequence ATGACAACGCAGCGCACGCGGTCGCTCGGGCGCCCGACCCTCGACGCGGTCGCCGCCCGCGCCGGCGTGGGGCGCGGCACGGTCTCCCGCGTGGTCAACGGCTCGCCGCAGGTCAGCCCCGAGGCCCGGGCTGCCGTCCAGCAGGCGATCGCCGAGCTGGGGTACGTCCCCAACCGCGCGGCCCGGGCCCTGGTCACCCAGCGGACCGACTCGGTGGCGCTGGTCGTCTCGGAGTCCGGGGAGCGGGTCTTCACCGAGCCGTTCTTCGCCGGCATCGTCCGTGGCGTCAGCTCCGGGCTGCTGGAGACCCCGATGCAGCTCTGGCTCGCCATGGTCCAGTCGCCGATCGAGCGGGAGCGGGTCGAGCACCACCTGACCAACCAGCACGTCGACGGGGTGCTGCTGCTCTCCCTGCACGACGCGGACCCGCTGCCCACCCTGCTGGAGGAGCGCGGCCTGCCCGCCGTGCTGGGTGGCCGGCCGGCCCGGATGCTGCACCCGGACGCGCAGCCCGCCTGGTTCGTCGACATGGACAACGTCGGCGGGGCCCGGCAGGCGGTGGCGCACCTGTTCGCCCGGGGGCGGCGGCGGATCGCCACCATCGCCGGCCCGCAGGACATGGGCGCCGGCCTGGCCCGGTTGTCCGGCTACAAGGAGGCCGTCCGGGCCGCCGGTGGCGAGGTCAACCCGGACCTGATCGCGTACGGCGACTTCAGCGAGGGCAGCGGCACCGCCTGCATGCGCCGGCTGCTGGAGGTCTGCCCGGACCTGGACGCGGTCTTCGCCGCCTCCGACCTGATGGCCTTCGGCGCGCTGCGTACGCTGCGTGACGCCGGTCGGCGGGTGCCGGAGGACGTGGCGGTGATCGGCTTCGACGACGCCCCGATCGCCCGGCAGGCCGAGCCGCCGCTGACCACGGTCTTCCAGCCGGTGGAGGAGATGGGCCGGCAGATGGCCCGGATGCTGGTCGCCCGCATCCGCGGCGAGGAGGTCCCCTCCCCGCACGTCCTCCTCGACACCAAACTCATCCACCGCGCCTCCGCCTGA
- a CDS encoding acyl-CoA dehydrogenase family protein, which translates to MDFAYDARTVELLERLEAFLTECVYPAEPVHHEQVLAAGDPWARPPVMDELKAEARARGLWNLFLPDPRYGAGLTNLQYAPLAELTGRSPWLAPEAVNCAAPDTGNMELLAEFGSEAQRDRWLKPLLEGEIRSAFCMTEPAVASSDATNIATRITRDGDSYVVNGRKWWSSGAMDPRCEIFIVMGKTDPDADRHRQQSMILVPRDTPGVTVRRGMTVFGYSDAPHGGHAEIDFTDVRVPAENLVGAEGTGFAIAQARLGPGRIHHCMRLIGMAERALELLCKRALERVAFGRPLAEQGVVREWIAESRVRIEQARLLVLKTAWLMDTVGNKGAHTEIQAIKIGTPAMAEWVIDKAIQAYGGAGVSQDTPLAALWAQTRTLRLADGPDEVHKASLAKRELRRWS; encoded by the coding sequence ATGGACTTCGCGTACGACGCCCGGACGGTCGAGCTGCTCGAGCGGCTGGAGGCGTTCCTCACCGAGTGCGTGTACCCGGCCGAGCCGGTGCACCACGAGCAGGTCCTCGCGGCCGGTGACCCGTGGGCCCGGCCGCCGGTGATGGACGAGCTGAAGGCCGAGGCCCGGGCCCGGGGCCTGTGGAACCTGTTCCTGCCCGATCCCCGCTACGGCGCCGGCCTGACCAACCTCCAGTACGCGCCACTGGCCGAGCTGACCGGGCGCTCCCCCTGGCTGGCCCCGGAGGCGGTCAACTGCGCCGCCCCGGACACCGGCAACATGGAACTGCTCGCCGAGTTCGGCTCCGAGGCGCAGCGGGACCGCTGGCTCAAGCCGCTGCTGGAGGGGGAGATCCGCTCCGCCTTCTGCATGACCGAGCCGGCGGTGGCCTCCTCCGACGCCACCAACATCGCCACCCGGATCACCCGCGACGGCGACTCGTACGTGGTCAACGGCCGCAAGTGGTGGTCCTCGGGGGCGATGGACCCGCGCTGCGAGATCTTCATCGTGATGGGCAAGACCGACCCGGACGCCGACCGGCACCGCCAGCAGAGCATGATCCTGGTCCCCCGGGACACCCCGGGCGTCACGGTCCGGCGGGGCATGACGGTCTTCGGCTACAGCGACGCCCCGCACGGCGGCCACGCCGAGATCGACTTCACCGACGTCCGGGTGCCGGCGGAGAACCTGGTCGGCGCCGAGGGCACCGGCTTCGCCATCGCCCAGGCCCGGCTCGGCCCGGGGCGGATCCACCACTGCATGCGGCTGATCGGGATGGCCGAGCGGGCCCTGGAACTGCTCTGCAAGCGGGCCCTGGAGCGGGTCGCGTTCGGCCGGCCGCTGGCCGAACAGGGCGTGGTCCGGGAGTGGATCGCGGAGTCCCGGGTGCGCATCGAGCAGGCCCGGCTGCTGGTGCTCAAGACCGCCTGGCTGATGGACACCGTCGGCAACAAGGGCGCGCACACCGAGATCCAGGCCATCAAGATCGGCACCCCGGCGATGGCCGAGTGGGTGATCGACAAGGCCATCCAGGCGTACGGCGGGGCCGGCGTCAGCCAGGACACCCCGCTGGCCGCCCTCTGGGCCCAGACCCGCACCCTGCGCCTCGCCGACGGCCCCGACGAGGTGCACAAGGCGTCGCTGGCCAAGCGCGAACTCCGCCGCTGGTCCTGA
- a CDS encoding phosphotransferase family protein yields the protein MSDPAVDAAPPPTGPAPRGLDLDRLGPYLAAHRPELAAGPLSARLIAGGKSNLTYLLRSGEREVVLRRPPLGHVLATAHDMAREHRVISALAPTDVPVPAALLLCVDESVLGAPFYLMEKVDGEVYRSRAQTDPLTAAQRRELALAMMDTLAALHRVEPASVGLADFGRPEGYLARQVRRWAGQLDRSRSRPLPGIDELRDALAGSVPEGANAGRIVHGDYRLDNLLAVVDPVAVRAVLDWEMATLGDPLADLGLLLTYWSVLGDSELAEGNPVADGIGPRAGFPSGAELIDRYAGRSDVDVGPLHWHVALGCFKLAVICEGIHYRHTLGQTLGGGFDRIGEMVAPLVEHGLHAVREK from the coding sequence ATGAGCGATCCGGCCGTCGACGCGGCACCGCCCCCGACCGGCCCGGCCCCCCGCGGGCTCGACCTGGACCGCCTCGGCCCCTACCTGGCCGCGCACCGGCCCGAGCTGGCCGCCGGGCCGCTGTCCGCGCGGCTGATCGCCGGCGGCAAGTCCAACCTGACGTACCTGCTGCGCAGCGGTGAGCGGGAGGTGGTGCTGCGCCGCCCGCCGCTCGGGCACGTGCTGGCCACCGCGCACGACATGGCCCGGGAACACCGGGTGATCTCCGCGCTCGCCCCCACCGACGTGCCGGTGCCGGCGGCGTTGCTGCTCTGCGTCGACGAGAGCGTGCTCGGCGCGCCGTTCTACCTGATGGAGAAGGTCGACGGCGAGGTCTACCGGAGCCGGGCACAGACCGACCCGCTCACCGCCGCCCAGCGGCGCGAGCTGGCCCTGGCGATGATGGACACGCTCGCCGCGCTGCACCGGGTCGAGCCGGCCTCGGTGGGGCTGGCCGACTTCGGCCGCCCGGAGGGCTACCTGGCCCGGCAGGTCCGCCGCTGGGCCGGCCAGCTCGACCGGTCCCGCAGCCGCCCGCTGCCCGGCATCGACGAGCTGCGCGACGCCCTGGCCGGCAGCGTGCCGGAGGGCGCGAACGCCGGGCGGATCGTGCACGGCGACTACCGGCTGGACAACCTGCTCGCGGTGGTCGACCCGGTGGCCGTACGCGCGGTGCTGGACTGGGAGATGGCCACCCTCGGCGACCCCCTGGCCGACCTGGGGCTGCTGCTGACGTACTGGAGCGTGCTGGGCGACAGCGAGCTGGCCGAGGGCAACCCGGTGGCCGACGGCATCGGCCCGCGGGCCGGTTTCCCCAGCGGCGCCGAACTGATCGACAGGTACGCCGGCCGCAGCGACGTCGACGTCGGGCCGCTGCACTGGCACGTGGCGCTCGGCTGCTTCAAGCTCGCGGTGATCTGCGAGGGAATCCACTACCGGCACACCCTCGGGCAGACGCTCGGCGGGGGCTTCGACCGGATCGGCGAGATGGTCGCGCCGCTGGTCGAGCACGGTCTGCACGCGGTCAGGGAGAAGTGA